In Chengkuizengella sediminis, one DNA window encodes the following:
- a CDS encoding carbohydrate ABC transporter permease translates to MNTVNKWVVYPLLIICSICLIFPICYAFFISLMDGGDILQGQILPRSVTYQNYIDAFESVPLLHYLWNSFIVSITVTIGMLVVSSLAAFTFVFIPFHGRNIVFFIFISTMMIPWEATMIPNFLTIQKLGWINSYEGLTIPFFALAFGTFLLRQHFKIIPLELYEASQVAGLSRFKFFYKIVLPVSKTSLVTLGAYGFLTTWNMYLWPLLVTSNDSVRTVQIGIKQLQTQEIATEWGVVMAGVIIVIIPALLLLFLGQKQLQKGLTQGAIK, encoded by the coding sequence TTTATCCTCTGTTAATAATTTGTTCTATATGTTTGATTTTTCCAATTTGTTATGCTTTTTTTATTAGTCTTATGGATGGTGGGGATATTCTTCAAGGTCAAATTCTTCCCAGATCTGTAACTTATCAAAACTATATCGATGCATTTGAAAGCGTTCCTCTTTTGCACTATTTATGGAATAGCTTCATCGTTTCAATAACTGTAACAATTGGCATGTTAGTTGTTTCAAGCCTTGCTGCATTTACGTTTGTTTTTATTCCTTTTCATGGGAGAAATATTGTGTTTTTTATTTTTATTTCAACGATGATGATTCCTTGGGAGGCAACGATGATTCCAAACTTTTTGACCATACAGAAATTAGGTTGGATTAACTCGTATGAAGGATTAACCATCCCATTTTTCGCGTTGGCTTTTGGCACATTTTTATTGAGACAGCATTTTAAAATTATTCCGTTAGAATTGTATGAAGCCTCACAGGTTGCTGGTTTAAGTCGATTTAAGTTTTTTTATAAAATTGTATTACCTGTTTCAAAAACCAGTTTAGTCACTTTAGGAGCGTATGGATTTTTAACTACTTGGAATATGTACTTATGGCCACTTCTAGTGACGAGTAATGATTCTGTAAGAACTGTGCAAATTGGTATTAAACAATTGCAGACACAGGAAATAGCAACGGAGTGGGGTGTGGTTATGGCGGGAGTCATCATCGTGATCATTCCAGCTTTATTGCTTTTATTTTTAGGACAAAAGCAATTACAAAAAGGTTTGACTCAAGGAGCAATTAAATAG